In Legionella beliardensis, the following are encoded in one genomic region:
- a CDS encoding ankyrin repeat domain-containing protein, translating into MRSEELLDLLNQVEQPSEILIRLHEKNFAVTDLTEDGDTVLHVLAKSNHAKDYFAFSNYIEVLLQAGADVNVLDKQGNSFLSYYLEHESFFLDKTLNLLFAHKDFNPQQILKADQTFFEFIYQSLSYWAEDAFKSLIEHQKFNPNQKTSRHNSILLHMIWENLYSRKKYLYDVINNIKTNPNIKNTNGQTALAYILSNPKYRDMELISQLINHEQFEVNTLDNDGNNYLQLAIIHYEFSCETIATLLISKGIDILHKNNDDKSIIDLLYENEAGRSSYTNMALLLEILKAQPALFFEKNANGKIILSDLLKSSAYHVTSQFKELLELCKNQPENRELLKKIISDCFNDFLQNNVSEYTLRLLVKALLEATIDIDVEYCLAIIAVYESSSERDELYANIKQLNPNFDLSEVIRHIKNLTKENNSEQLQALDYVGETRFDLNCFDDTMLAWEEKYLQAKVSSGLTTDCSLFGHLFSLSGSVPINNQLIKLTGNTFSNTAPFIVHLLNAYAKHCEQNGKYPDYLDSIKHVRNMTIKAMRFYFLSIPWGDYYGQARPSKDSLLSSILADSTNLGAEIVTGWPEHAIDLIIQQDNFYRNNGGGCSTDATTEHYKMSKAQNLTKEIIAKLYNETSQESNKTYIQRDLHNILGLIFDSTVDGKFQTVGNCSLASLLIALKVKYRLVLPEAIADELYADTIAFFEQFYLEEFLSRYADNPTLPHLLMRLIIQKLLPEGKLELIEQLLKNHFTSDTNQEIMQAEFMIHQWQQHIKGNSTEQLDKQLQSLRIVLNPSISHRLVILDQFLANAVTDGALNELSSWPLNEQTFQGYHLLHFAVMNNNLTLASSLIQMFPEAINQSNWFEQEPLCLVKSVEMIELLVKAGASTTRTKYDNALDCAILADRLDLVEALLKHNAKPSEYSASYAARKDPKILQALIETYPEIVTKPTYNYSTAIHAAARNGHNTNLRNLIYYGGANPGACDVNGITPLQLALKYKHPDTAKLLIKYPGTLFKRPYRGDSVVSMATSDKLKQLIACKKKERKSDLAYFERFKESNPGIVKENVDYLIIAIRNNDLPAIRGCLIAYPEIKVVNYSKHYCSAPLTEAIRRLAGKTGQAYKDNFAIIKMLLNTPSIDINALMATSEPILFMATSIGDVAVLELFLADPKLNPNQQDNVGYTALHDAVERGHLGCVKRLLQDERVDSTLVNNANETVLDLKSFKYGVRECQEEVTRYQERMHLNRSKLTFSC; encoded by the coding sequence ATGAGAAGTGAAGAGCTGCTAGATCTACTTAATCAGGTAGAGCAACCATCTGAAATTTTAATTAGACTCCATGAAAAAAATTTTGCAGTGACTGATTTAACTGAGGATGGCGATACAGTTTTGCATGTATTGGCTAAGTCAAATCATGCAAAAGATTATTTTGCTTTTTCCAATTATATTGAAGTACTACTACAAGCTGGGGCAGATGTTAATGTGCTTGATAAGCAGGGTAATAGCTTTCTAAGCTATTATTTAGAGCATGAGTCATTTTTCTTAGACAAAACGCTTAATCTCTTGTTTGCCCATAAAGACTTCAATCCCCAACAGATATTGAAAGCAGACCAAACATTTTTTGAATTTATTTATCAATCGCTAAGTTACTGGGCAGAAGATGCATTTAAAAGTTTAATAGAACACCAAAAATTTAACCCGAATCAGAAAACCTCCAGGCATAATTCTATATTGCTGCATATGATCTGGGAGAATTTATATTCTCGTAAAAAATATCTTTATGATGTAATTAACAATATTAAAACCAATCCCAATATTAAAAATACTAATGGACAAACAGCGCTAGCTTATATCCTCTCTAATCCAAAATATAGAGACATGGAATTAATCAGCCAGTTAATCAATCACGAACAATTTGAAGTCAATACGCTAGACAACGATGGCAATAACTATTTGCAACTTGCCATTATTCATTATGAATTCTCATGTGAGACTATTGCTACTCTACTTATAAGCAAGGGTATTGATATTTTACATAAAAATAATGACGATAAATCCATCATTGATCTCCTCTATGAAAATGAGGCAGGCAGGTCAAGCTATACAAATATGGCATTGCTACTAGAAATTCTTAAAGCTCAGCCAGCCTTATTTTTTGAAAAAAACGCAAACGGTAAAATCATATTAAGTGATTTACTTAAAAGCTCAGCGTATCACGTTACATCTCAATTTAAAGAACTCCTAGAGCTATGTAAAAATCAACCAGAAAACCGTGAGCTCCTCAAAAAAATCATATCTGATTGCTTTAATGACTTTCTACAAAATAACGTATCTGAGTATACCTTGAGATTGCTAGTTAAAGCGTTGCTTGAAGCAACTATTGATATAGATGTCGAATACTGCCTAGCCATTATCGCTGTCTATGAATCTTCTTCTGAACGAGATGAACTATACGCCAATATTAAACAACTCAACCCTAACTTTGATTTAAGCGAAGTTATTCGTCACATTAAAAACCTAACTAAAGAAAATAATAGTGAGCAATTACAAGCTTTAGATTATGTTGGCGAAACAAGGTTTGATCTAAATTGCTTTGATGACACCATGTTGGCTTGGGAAGAAAAATACCTTCAAGCGAAAGTGAGTTCTGGTCTAACTACAGATTGTAGCCTGTTTGGCCATTTATTTTCCTTAAGTGGCTCGGTACCAATCAATAACCAGCTCATCAAGCTAACGGGGAACACTTTCTCAAATACCGCGCCTTTTATAGTACATTTACTAAATGCTTATGCTAAACATTGTGAGCAAAATGGAAAATACCCAGACTATTTAGATTCCATAAAGCACGTAAGAAACATGACAATAAAAGCAATGCGCTTTTACTTTTTATCGATACCCTGGGGGGATTATTATGGACAGGCGAGGCCTTCTAAGGACAGTTTGTTGTCATCTATACTTGCTGACAGCACAAATCTAGGTGCTGAAATAGTTACCGGCTGGCCTGAGCATGCAATAGATCTCATCATTCAACAGGATAATTTTTATCGGAATAATGGTGGCGGTTGTAGTACGGATGCAACTACTGAACATTATAAGATGTCTAAAGCGCAAAATTTAACTAAAGAAATAATTGCTAAGCTCTATAACGAGACTTCCCAAGAATCAAATAAAACCTACATTCAGCGCGATTTACATAATATTCTAGGTTTAATATTTGATAGTACGGTTGATGGAAAATTTCAAACAGTTGGCAATTGTAGTCTAGCAAGCCTGCTCATTGCTTTAAAAGTAAAATATCGTTTGGTTTTACCTGAAGCAATTGCTGATGAATTATATGCAGATACGATAGCATTCTTTGAACAATTTTATTTAGAAGAATTCTTATCACGCTATGCCGATAATCCTACTCTACCTCACCTGTTAATGCGTTTAATTATCCAAAAATTACTGCCTGAGGGAAAACTAGAATTAATAGAGCAATTATTAAAAAATCATTTTACATCAGATACCAATCAAGAAATCATGCAAGCTGAATTTATGATTCATCAATGGCAACAGCATATTAAGGGTAATTCTACAGAGCAACTCGACAAGCAACTGCAATCTCTTAGGATAGTTCTCAATCCTAGCATCAGTCATCGTTTGGTCATATTAGATCAATTCCTCGCTAACGCTGTAACTGATGGCGCTTTAAATGAGCTAAGCTCATGGCCTTTAAATGAGCAAACCTTCCAAGGTTATCATTTGTTACACTTTGCTGTCATGAATAACAATTTAACATTAGCCTCGTCACTTATTCAGATGTTTCCCGAGGCAATCAATCAATCCAATTGGTTTGAGCAGGAGCCACTGTGTTTAGTCAAATCGGTTGAAATGATTGAGCTCTTAGTTAAAGCAGGCGCTAGTACAACTAGGACAAAGTACGATAATGCCTTAGATTGCGCAATTTTAGCCGACAGATTGGATTTGGTAGAAGCGTTGCTTAAACATAACGCGAAACCCAGCGAATACAGTGCGAGTTACGCCGCACGTAAAGATCCAAAGATTTTACAGGCACTCATTGAAACTTATCCCGAAATAGTCACAAAGCCTACCTACAATTACAGTACAGCCATTCACGCAGCAGCGAGGAATGGCCATAATACCAATCTTCGTAATCTAATTTATTATGGGGGTGCTAATCCAGGTGCATGTGATGTAAACGGTATTACCCCTTTACAATTAGCCCTTAAATATAAACACCCTGATACCGCTAAACTATTAATTAAATACCCTGGTACTTTGTTTAAGCGACCTTATCGAGGTGACTCGGTGGTTAGCATGGCGACAAGTGACAAGTTAAAACAGCTGATTGCCTGTAAGAAAAAAGAAAGAAAAAGTGATCTTGCCTATTTTGAAAGATTTAAGGAAAGTAACCCAGGTATTGTTAAAGAAAATGTCGATTATTTAATTATAGCGATTCGTAACAATGACTTACCCGCTATTCGTGGGTGTTTAATCGCTTATCCTGAAATCAAAGTCGTTAATTATAGTAAGCACTATTGCTCAGCCCCTTTGACCGAAGCTATACGAAGATTGGCTGGAAAAACAGGGCAAGCATATAAGGATAATTTTGCCATCATCAAAATGCTTTTGAATACGCCAAGTATTGATATTAATGCATTGATGGCTACATCCGAACCCATCTTATTTATGGCTACCTCAATTGGTGATGTGGCAGTTCTTGAATTATTTCTTGCTGATCCTAAACTAAATCCAAATCAGCAGGATAATGTTGGCTATACTGCCCTTCATGATGCTGTAGAGCGCGGCCATCTAGGCTGTGTTAAGCGTCTACTGCAAGATGAGCGTGTTGATAGTACGCTTGTAAATAACGCTAATGAAACAGTTTTAGATCTAAAAAGCTTTAAATATGGCGTTAGAGAATGCCAAGAAGAAGTGACTCGGTATCAGGAGCGGATGCACCTGAATAGGAGCAAGTTGACCTTTAGCTGCTAA
- a CDS encoding NAD(P)/FAD-dependent oxidoreductase encodes MNTADVIIIGGGIIGCALFYELAKNSVNKIILLERDEVASGTSGESGGFIRKLNLDPYLSQLSAESFDYYLNFTKEVGESCDFMQTGLTYTIPNHMLALIQSNIGNLMDENYPIEVRASTDASLIYEYNAGYINTTLTCKNWVKAALKNKAIVYEHCPALNLLYSGGKVNGVETPQGVIEAQTIIVATGFYSAAFSPLLDLNSLISIKSFQYHLYLKASQYIDHAYINHFEGWYLFPQKTGHLLAGYINRDKESLTEKHNKHLDESEASSLHKLLCKHFPWIINKPYTIKRSYDAYTADEQGLMHKSSIKGLFYATGLSGGGIKIAPAFAKRVIELLDS; translated from the coding sequence ATGAACACTGCTGATGTGATTATCATTGGAGGCGGTATTATAGGTTGTGCGCTTTTTTATGAACTTGCAAAAAATTCTGTAAATAAAATTATTCTGCTGGAACGCGATGAAGTTGCCAGCGGCACATCGGGAGAGTCCGGAGGCTTTATAAGGAAATTAAATTTAGACCCTTATCTTAGCCAGCTGTCTGCTGAAAGCTTTGATTACTATTTGAATTTCACAAAAGAAGTAGGTGAATCCTGTGATTTTATGCAAACAGGACTCACCTACACCATACCTAATCACATGCTTGCTTTAATACAGTCTAATATAGGAAATTTAATGGATGAAAATTATCCTATTGAGGTAAGGGCTAGCACTGATGCTAGCTTAATTTATGAATATAACGCTGGATACATTAATACCACTTTAACTTGCAAGAACTGGGTAAAAGCTGCTTTAAAAAACAAGGCAATTGTGTATGAACACTGTCCTGCATTAAACCTATTATACAGTGGAGGAAAAGTTAATGGCGTTGAAACGCCCCAAGGTGTAATAGAAGCTCAAACTATCATCGTTGCTACAGGATTCTATAGCGCTGCTTTCTCACCCCTTCTCGATTTAAATAGCTTAATTAGCATCAAATCCTTTCAATATCATTTATACCTTAAGGCAAGCCAATATATTGACCATGCTTACATTAATCATTTTGAAGGTTGGTATTTATTCCCTCAGAAGACAGGTCACCTCTTAGCTGGGTATATAAATAGAGACAAGGAATCACTAACAGAGAAACATAATAAACACTTAGACGAATCAGAAGCTTCTTCCTTGCACAAGCTTTTATGCAAGCATTTTCCGTGGATAATTAATAAACCTTATACGATTAAAAGAAGCTATGATGCCTATACTGCAGATGAGCAAGGCTTGATGCATAAGTCCTCTATCAAAGGATTATTTTATGCCACAGGTTTAAGTGGTGGCGGTATAAAAATTGCGCCAGCTTTTGCTAAAAGGGTCATTGAGCTATTAGATAGTTAA
- a CDS encoding cupin domain-containing protein, which translates to MSYALNPKVSLKKVEKISNELKVYPIDFTKHVPFAATFFHLQPGGKTPLDFHIEKECWMVLQGSGILIYEGSFYHLVRQNIFYFDSYKKHQLVNNSQEVLIVCSWYWQEP; encoded by the coding sequence ATGTCATATGCGCTTAATCCAAAAGTAAGTTTAAAAAAAGTCGAAAAGATTAGTAATGAACTTAAAGTCTATCCTATCGATTTCACTAAACACGTCCCTTTTGCAGCCACTTTTTTTCACTTACAACCTGGTGGAAAAACGCCTTTGGATTTTCATATTGAAAAAGAGTGCTGGATGGTATTACAAGGCAGCGGCATTTTAATTTATGAAGGTAGCTTTTATCATTTAGTACGGCAAAATATATTTTATTTTGATTCTTACAAAAAGCATCAATTAGTTAACAATTCTCAAGAGGTACTGATTGTTTGCTCCTGGTATTGGCAGGAGCCCTAG
- a CDS encoding lysine N(6)-hydroxylase/L-ornithine N(5)-oxygenase family protein, protein MTKGKHTPVVDLLGVGIGPFNLSIAALLSPIKSLKSYFCDQNESFTWHPGMLIQDAEIQVSYLKDLVTLVDPTNPYSFISYLAKHKRLYRFMNAQFNNVFRLEFNHYLNWVSRSLSNLKFKEKVEDIQFKNALFTIRTSQSEIQSKHLVLGSGLSAYIPKAAKNFLGAYVFHNKDFLQYKGNLQGKKVVVVGGGQSGAEIIDNILAQTSNLPLELTWVTRRNLFAPLDDSTFTNDLFTPSFNNYFFHLTEEQKIAFLDKHRFVSDGISLNLLNSIYRKLYMLEFLENKGRFYKLIFNHELQKITQNGGTYNLTIQELKSSSSQILAADIIILCTGFQWEYPTYLQSLAESIPLQNNHFIVNQDFSIQWDGPKTNRIYVQNASRHTHGLADPNFCLMAWRSATIINSICEKEIYDLSSENCVFEVNSENNFFEENKHVICA, encoded by the coding sequence ATGACTAAAGGAAAACACACGCCGGTCGTAGATTTATTAGGTGTAGGTATAGGCCCTTTTAACTTAAGCATAGCCGCCCTTTTATCCCCAATAAAATCATTAAAAAGTTATTTTTGTGATCAAAACGAATCGTTTACCTGGCACCCAGGCATGTTAATTCAAGATGCTGAAATTCAAGTGAGTTATTTAAAAGATTTAGTAACGTTAGTAGACCCAACTAACCCCTATTCCTTTATTTCTTATTTAGCTAAACATAAACGTCTGTATCGATTTATGAATGCTCAGTTTAATAATGTTTTTAGACTTGAGTTTAATCATTATTTGAATTGGGTTAGCCGCTCTCTTTCTAATTTAAAATTTAAGGAAAAGGTTGAAGATATTCAGTTTAAAAATGCCCTGTTTACTATACGAACGTCACAAAGCGAAATTCAATCAAAACATTTAGTGCTAGGAAGTGGCTTATCCGCTTATATTCCTAAGGCAGCAAAAAACTTCTTAGGTGCCTATGTTTTTCATAATAAGGATTTCTTGCAATATAAAGGTAACCTGCAAGGAAAAAAAGTTGTAGTCGTCGGAGGCGGGCAAAGTGGCGCTGAGATTATCGATAATATTTTAGCTCAAACTTCAAATTTACCCTTAGAGTTAACTTGGGTAACAAGACGTAATCTGTTTGCCCCACTTGATGATTCAACGTTTACAAATGATTTATTCACGCCTTCGTTTAATAATTATTTTTTTCATCTAACAGAGGAGCAAAAAATTGCTTTTCTAGATAAACACAGGTTTGTGAGTGATGGCATCTCTTTAAATCTTTTAAATTCGATTTATCGCAAACTGTATATGTTAGAGTTTTTAGAAAATAAAGGCCGCTTTTATAAGCTAATCTTTAATCATGAGCTGCAAAAAATTACGCAAAATGGCGGTACTTACAACTTAACTATTCAGGAGCTTAAGTCCTCATCCTCTCAGATACTTGCAGCTGATATTATTATTTTATGTACAGGCTTTCAATGGGAGTATCCTACCTATCTGCAATCGCTTGCAGAGAGCATTCCGTTACAAAATAATCACTTTATAGTTAATCAGGATTTCTCTATCCAATGGGATGGGCCTAAAACAAACCGGATTTACGTACAAAATGCATCCCGACATACACATGGCCTTGCAGATCCTAATTTCTGTTTGATGGCGTGGCGAAGTGCAACGATTATTAACAGTATATGTGAAAAAGAAATCTACGATTTATCGTCTGAAAATTGTGTTTTTGAGGTTAATTCAGAAAATAATTTTTTTGAGGAAAATAAACATGTCATATGCGCTTAA
- a CDS encoding methionine--tRNA ligase — translation MLNQKKYLLIPAFPTPNGRLHLGHIGGPYLSADILARHLRLSGHQARILTGTDDFESYVMLQAARKQKTPEYICNFYHPLIAADLKSMDIEFEHFIQPSHFFWLQNYRCWHEIIFKELKNKKACQTIKENMFWDDLNQRFKTGCWLNGFCPLCREKTESYFCEACGAHYRPEEIIKSNNQDMIQRMDNLFLRLPSTLALKDKGINAKLETLYYQFLQQQNHLFRLTTQAAWGLKCNESSTFFSYGFIFAYVLMLGELVGQMDGSNQNAFAIDSSTITIASFGHDNFIPFISSTVGISSYFKKYKPFDYYLINYFFNLNGSKFSTSRRHAIWVNDVINHRQLSSDIIRLYLASIDTHTGTGNFSSHDFLNFYNHTLSWQNQTILAMLAKLSDAQPKTCSLDLQQQLFKLLTINNQVLQPNHFFPHQAVKAINVWLKLANQLTQDMSSYFWWLQAFSLFISPFMPKLGHGLWQALGFPNQPSIHLLFTKPTLPINKTLPINQTVPSEDSIIH, via the coding sequence ATGTTAAATCAAAAAAAATATTTATTAATACCTGCTTTTCCCACCCCAAATGGCAGATTACATCTTGGCCATATTGGTGGCCCTTATTTAAGTGCTGATATCCTAGCGCGACATTTACGTTTATCTGGCCATCAAGCGAGAATACTCACTGGAACTGATGATTTTGAATCATATGTTATGCTGCAAGCGGCTAGAAAGCAAAAGACACCAGAATACATTTGCAATTTTTATCATCCCTTAATCGCTGCTGATTTAAAATCAATGGATATTGAATTTGAGCATTTTATACAACCCAGTCATTTCTTTTGGCTACAAAATTATCGATGCTGGCATGAGATAATCTTTAAGGAATTAAAAAATAAAAAGGCATGCCAAACAATAAAAGAAAATATGTTCTGGGATGATCTTAATCAACGCTTTAAAACAGGTTGTTGGTTAAATGGTTTTTGCCCATTATGTCGAGAAAAAACTGAAAGCTATTTCTGTGAAGCCTGTGGTGCTCATTATCGACCTGAAGAAATCATTAAATCGAATAACCAAGACATGATACAGCGAATGGACAATCTATTTCTTCGTTTACCATCAACCTTAGCTTTAAAAGATAAAGGCATTAATGCAAAGCTTGAAACGCTTTATTATCAATTTTTACAGCAGCAGAATCATTTGTTTCGTTTGACTACGCAAGCGGCGTGGGGATTAAAGTGTAATGAGAGCAGCACATTTTTTAGCTATGGTTTTATATTTGCTTATGTTTTAATGTTAGGCGAACTAGTAGGACAAATGGATGGCAGCAATCAAAATGCGTTCGCCATTGACTCCTCCACCATTACAATTGCAAGCTTTGGTCATGATAATTTTATACCGTTTATCAGCAGTACTGTAGGCATTAGCTCCTATTTTAAAAAATATAAACCTTTTGATTATTATTTAATAAATTATTTTTTTAACTTAAATGGCTCAAAATTTTCTACCAGCCGTCGTCATGCCATTTGGGTGAATGACGTTATTAACCACCGGCAACTTTCAAGTGATATTATTAGGCTTTATTTAGCATCTATTGATACTCATACTGGTACGGGTAATTTTTCTTCCCATGATTTTTTAAATTTTTATAATCACACGCTCAGTTGGCAAAACCAAACAATTCTTGCAATGCTAGCAAAGTTATCAGACGCGCAGCCTAAGACTTGTAGTTTAGATTTGCAACAGCAATTATTTAAGCTTTTAACTATCAATAATCAAGTGTTACAACCAAATCATTTCTTTCCTCATCAAGCAGTGAAAGCCATCAATGTTTGGTTAAAGCTTGCCAATCAATTAACTCAAGACATGTCTTCTTATTTTTGGTGGCTACAAGCTTTTTCTCTTTTTATATCACCTTTTATGCCAAAGCTTGGACACGGTCTTTGGCAAGCATTGGGGTTTCCAAACCAACCCTCTATTCACCTATTATTCACTAAGCCCACGCTACCTATTAATAAAACACTCCCTATTAACCAAACAGTTCCTAGCGAAGATTCAATCATTCATTAA
- a CDS encoding GntR family transcriptional regulator, translating to MMLDGPRKLTKSSQVAQKLREDILSGYFAPNSKLQLANLKKRYGVGFSPLREALSRLATSGLVNFEEQCGFCVPALSLEELYDIYTNRMRIENIALELAIEHGDEHWEADVIACWYRYSKFMKANAPLDSYAWHAMEEEFSSTLIKACQSPWLLKMKTILYENAARYHFLCLSRHNANRETILEHINDCQDLVDAVITRDKIKALEISNRAWQSSIQIISDELQKYKNLIPHQLSDNLLQHVG from the coding sequence ATGATGTTAGATGGGCCAAGGAAATTAACTAAATCTTCTCAGGTCGCACAAAAATTACGGGAAGATATTCTTAGTGGTTATTTTGCACCAAACTCTAAATTACAGTTAGCGAATTTAAAAAAGAGATACGGTGTTGGGTTTAGCCCTCTGCGTGAGGCATTATCACGTCTGGCTACCAGTGGATTGGTTAATTTTGAGGAACAATGTGGGTTTTGTGTGCCAGCGCTTTCTCTAGAGGAGTTATATGATATTTATACCAATAGAATGCGTATTGAAAATATCGCTTTAGAGTTAGCCATTGAACATGGCGATGAGCATTGGGAGGCAGACGTTATCGCGTGCTGGTATCGATATTCAAAATTTATGAAAGCTAATGCTCCACTCGATTCGTATGCTTGGCATGCTATGGAAGAAGAATTTAGTTCTACCTTAATTAAAGCATGTCAATCGCCATGGCTACTTAAGATGAAAACCATCCTTTATGAAAATGCTGCGCGTTATCATTTTTTGTGCCTAAGCCGCCATAATGCAAATAGAGAAACCATTCTTGAGCATATTAATGACTGTCAGGATTTGGTGGACGCTGTCATTACTAGAGACAAAATAAAAGCACTAGAAATTTCCAATAGAGCTTGGCAATCTTCTATTCAAATTATAAGTGATGAATTACAAAAATATAAAAATTTAATACCTCACCAACTGTCAGATAATTTATTGCAACATGTTGGCTAA
- a CDS encoding leucine-rich repeat protein has translation MKSNNNGKVVIKVDESDIIDGSYQIPAGETSIGNLAFAECRNLQKIKFPAGVTNGKDNSFFHANKQHASKAEKEEIEKLVIRY, from the coding sequence ATGAAATCAAATAATAATGGTAAAGTTGTGATTAAAGTTGATGAGAGTGATATTATTGATGGTTCTTATCAGATTCCTGCTGGCGAAACGTCCATTGGTAATCTCGCATTTGCTGAATGTAGAAACTTACAAAAAATAAAATTTCCTGCTGGAGTAACGAACGGTAAGGATAATAGTTTCTTTCATGCTAATAAGCAGCATGCATCAAAGGCAGAAAAAGAAGAGATAGAAAAGCTGGTAATAAGGTACTAG
- a CDS encoding LysR family transcriptional regulator, whose amino-acid sequence MNLLSCLKSFIATVDCGSFSAGARKLYISASKISKQITWLEEDLKVKLFIRSTTRLVLTEQGQMLYKKTMRLFDELQEIKSIHQHSDTEPRGTIQVYFTVTPLVPYLTHLSIEFMKKYPQIRINIVVGSESIAIYNYQFDIAFSFQTVKHPKLIYKDFFSIQRQLFASPAYIKQHGCPKSPTDLSNHNCLVNTLYGLDNNWLFHNTKVQVEGNFISNNATVLKQAAIDSLGIIWAPLFSVQQEILEGKLIPVLPEYSSPPIMIYAISPSAMLDNKNIRLLLNFYYTQALNDGITVS is encoded by the coding sequence ATGAATTTATTATCTTGCTTAAAAAGTTTTATCGCTACCGTGGACTGTGGCAGCTTTTCAGCAGGTGCGCGCAAATTATATATTTCTGCCTCGAAAATCAGTAAGCAAATTACCTGGCTTGAAGAAGATTTAAAAGTAAAATTATTTATTCGCTCAACGACTCGGCTAGTTTTAACAGAACAAGGTCAAATGCTTTACAAAAAAACCATGCGGCTTTTTGATGAATTACAAGAAATTAAGTCTATCCATCAGCATAGCGACACTGAACCACGAGGAACAATTCAAGTTTACTTTACTGTAACGCCCCTAGTGCCCTATCTGACTCATTTAAGTATCGAATTCATGAAGAAATACCCACAAATTAGAATTAACATTGTGGTTGGGTCAGAATCAATAGCCATATACAATTATCAATTTGATATTGCTTTTTCATTCCAAACTGTCAAGCATCCTAAGTTAATCTATAAAGATTTTTTTTCTATTCAACGACAACTTTTTGCCTCACCTGCTTATATTAAACAACATGGCTGCCCCAAAAGCCCGACTGATTTATCTAACCATAATTGTCTTGTCAACACGTTATATGGCTTAGATAATAATTGGCTATTTCATAATACAAAAGTTCAGGTGGAAGGTAATTTTATCAGCAATAATGCAACCGTGCTAAAACAAGCTGCTATTGACTCGTTAGGTATTATTTGGGCACCTTTATTTTCGGTACAGCAAGAAATATTAGAGGGTAAGTTAATTCCTGTTTTGCCAGAGTATAGCTCGCCCCCTATTATGATCTATGCAATCTCTCCATCTGCTATGTTAGATAATAAAAATATCCGTCTACTTTTAAATTTTTACTATACGCAGGCATTAAATGATGGCATAACGGTTAGCTAG
- a CDS encoding leucine-rich repeat domain-containing protein codes for MRLSDDGKTLLKVDESDIIAGSCQIPAGVTTIESCAFAECANLQTITISEGVTTIGRGAFAKCSNLQKIALPDGIRSIGTFAFMECSSLETIILPAGMTTIDSMMFCSCSSLQRVTLPAEVTTIGIGAFAGCRSLETITLPAGLKTIDTAAFRNCTNLQSLMIPAGVESIDDSAFEGCKKLTWITIDSDDPKLGQIVALLPKGLINKIILKNSYTEVIWPQDLQLASTHSSPPSDKNYSFFQVDRQYASGAMVENEEKQEIEKPVIKY; via the coding sequence ATGAGATTAAGTGATGACGGTAAAACTCTGCTTAAAGTGGATGAGAGTGATATTATTGCGGGTTCTTGTCAGATTCCGGCTGGAGTAACGACTATTGAAAGCTGTGCATTTGCAGAGTGTGCCAACTTACAAACGATAACGATTTCTGAGGGAGTAACGACTATTGGCCGTGGAGCATTTGCTAAGTGCAGCAATTTACAAAAAATAGCACTTCCGGACGGAATTAGGTCCATTGGAACCTTCGCATTTATGGAATGTAGCAGCTTAGAAACAATAATACTTCCTGCTGGAATGACAACCATTGACTCTATGATGTTTTGCAGCTGTAGCAGCTTGCAAAGGGTAACACTTCCTGCAGAGGTAACGACAATTGGAATAGGAGCATTTGCAGGATGTCGCAGCTTAGAAACAATAACCCTTCCTGCTGGATTAAAGACCATTGATACCGCGGCGTTTAGGAACTGTACCAACTTACAATCGTTAATGATTCCTGCTGGAGTTGAGAGTATTGACGATAGTGCATTTGAAGGTTGTAAAAAATTAACCTGGATTACCATTGATAGTGATGATCCTAAATTAGGGCAAATAGTTGCCTTATTACCTAAAGGGTTAATAAACAAGATTATCTTAAAAAATTCATATACTGAAGTTATCTGGCCTCAGGACCTGCAACTAGCTAGCACTCACTCTAGCCCGCCAAGCGATAAAAATTATAGTTTCTTTCAGGTTGATAGACAGTATGCATCTGGGGCAATGGTAGAAAATGAAGAAAAACAAGAGATAGAAAAGCCGGTAATAAAATACTAG